In the Oscillospiraceae bacterium genome, TAAAATTTCCAGCTTTTTGGCGGTGTCGCCGTAGCTGGAAAGGGCATCGCAGGTGTCGGCGTAGCCGTCCAGATGGATGCCGCCCGTGACCCACACCGGCATCAGGCAGAACCCTGCCGCGCGGGCAAAATCCGGCAAAGGCAGGGCACCGCACAGGCACCACAGCGCGCCGATCACCACGCCGATGAGCGGAAATGCGCAGAGAGCGTACCGCATGTTTTTCTCGTTCCAGGCAAACTGCGGCATCGGCAGCGCCGAAAACATGGCGAACGCCACCGCGATCGTCTGCAAAGCTGTCATAGGTTTAGCCCCCTTTATAATAACGTGGAATGCCGCATACAACCCGCACCACGGCGTCGGCCCGGGTAGCGGCTGCGTTGTTGATCTGCGCCAGCGTCAGCAGGTAGCGGTCGGTATCGTCGGCATAGTCGGCCCCGCCGCGAAAGACCTCGTTGGATACAACAATCAAATTATCGCACTGCGCGGCCAGTTTTGCAAGGGCGTTTACAACGGCGTCAGCCGTTTTCTCCCCTGCGCCGTCGGGGGCGTAGAGTTCGTTGGCCGTTAAATTGCCCAGGTCCTCCAGCAGCACTGTACCGCGCCGGGGCAAAATCAGCCGATCAAGATGCAGTGGGCACTCCACCGTGTCAAACTGTTTTTGCGCCCGCATGGCGCGGTGCCGGGCCACACGGGCAGCACACTCAGCGTCCCACACCTGCATGGTAGCCAGGTAGGTGCGCGGCAAGGGGCTTTGCAGGCAAAGCGACTCTGCAAAGGCGCTTTTCCCGCTGGCCGAGCCGCCGATGACCAGCGTCAGCATTGCGGGGTGTACGGCGTGATGCCGCCCTCGGCAAACGAATAGCAGCCGTTGTAGACCGCAAGGGCCATATCCCACAGCGGTAGGCTGGCCACTGCGCCTGTGCCTTCGCCTAGGTGCAGATTGGCGGTGATAAGCGGTTTTTTATCGAGTTCTTCCAGTACCAGGCGGGCGGCCGGCTCGCTGGAAACATGGCTGGCAAACACAGCCTTGGCCGCAGCCGGGCACAGCCGCACAGCGCACAGCGCCGCCACGCCGCTGATGAAGCCATCCATAAGGATAGGTACATTTTCCAGTGCACCGCCTAAAAATACACCGCACAATCCGGCGATGTCAAAGCCG is a window encoding:
- a CDS encoding bifunctional adenosylcobinamide kinase/adenosylcobinamide-phosphate guanylyltransferase, producing MLTLVIGGSASGKSAFAESLCLQSPLPRTYLATMQVWDAECAARVARHRAMRAQKQFDTVECPLHLDRLILPRRGTVLLEDLGNLTANELYAPDGAGEKTADAVVNALAKLAAQCDNLIVVSNEVFRGGADYADDTDRYLLTLAQINNAAATRADAVVRVVCGIPRYYKGG